The sequence below is a genomic window from Dyadobacter chenwenxiniae.
ATGTTGCGGGTGCAAAATCCGTTCAGGTGCGCGTTGACCGGGCCATTATGATGATCAACAGGTTGAAGGTCAAGTAATGGCTAACCTTCCCTGCCGCTTACGCCGCGGTACTGGCTGGGCGAGATGCCCTCTGATTTTCTGAATTGCCTTCCGAAATAATTAAGGTCCGAAAAACCGAGTTGATAACAAATATCTGTCACACTTGCCCTGGTGTCCAGCAACAGATGCTTCGCTTTTTTGATCTTCTCCCTTAAAATAAAATCAAGCGGACTAAGGCTGTATTCCCGCTTGAATGCCCTGTAAAACGATGCGCGGCTCATACAAGCCCTGTCGCTAAGCTCCTCCACCTTGATGTTCTCATTGATATGCGTGCGTATATAGTTGATCACAAATGCTAGCGGACTGTCCTCCCGGGTGAAAGCTGCGCCATCGGTCGCTGCCAGGTTTTGCGTCTGAATGATGTGGACGACCAGTTCTTGCAGGGTCAGATCAGCCAGAACGTCTTTTCCCAAAGACGATCCCGAGCAAATGTGGATCAGTTTGTTAAGTGTCTGGGCCAGCTCGACATTGTTTAGAAAATGATACTGACTGTGATGCAGATTCCAGTATGCCTGCCTGCCTTCCCGGGGATAAGTCTCATTTAATCTATCGACGATCTGGTTGATCTTGTTCTGATCCAGTGCGAGCGCAATGCATTGGGTGGGGTTAGCTTTATTCGCTTCCGGAAAATCGATCTTCATTGTTACATGAGCAGGCACCAGCACAGTTTCTCCCGGCAGATAATCAAAACCGGGTTCTTCAAACAAATGCATCACTTTCTTGCCTCTGAGCATGCTGGTAATCACAAAATCCGAAAAAGTCAATGGTACGAGCTGTGATGCTTCCAGTGTTTCAAAGAGATTCAGTTCGCAGTTTTCCAGCGTAAAAGCCCTTCTGTTTTCGACCAGGGTTTTAAGTGATTTTTCCGGAGAAAGTGCCACTGCATTAAGTTTGTATCCCGCTGCCATAATGTTGATCTGCCTGTATTAAGGTTGCCTATTGCACATTGATAAATATAATTCTTTTTTGATAAAATGAGATATTTATCCTAAAATCTGAAACGATCGTACCAATCAAGAACGGCCTTATGCGCTAGGTTTGTATTTATAAATTAATTTAAATCAAGATTTAAACTATGGATACGACCACAGACAACCCGCGAACTCAATCTGAGTCT
It includes:
- a CDS encoding AraC family transcriptional regulator: MAAGYKLNAVALSPEKSLKTLVENRRAFTLENCELNLFETLEASQLVPLTFSDFVITSMLRGKKVMHLFEEPGFDYLPGETVLVPAHVTMKIDFPEANKANPTQCIALALDQNKINQIVDRLNETYPREGRQAYWNLHHSQYHFLNNVELAQTLNKLIHICSGSSLGKDVLADLTLQELVVHIIQTQNLAATDGAAFTREDSPLAFVINYIRTHINENIKVEELSDRACMSRASFYRAFKREYSLSPLDFILREKIKKAKHLLLDTRASVTDICYQLGFSDLNYFGRQFRKSEGISPSQYRGVSGREG